Genomic DNA from Solanum dulcamara chromosome 4, daSolDulc1.2, whole genome shotgun sequence:
tttaattttgaattatttaggGATATGCATATTTAACATTTTTACcctattaaataaataaaaatatgtttttaataGTTTAAACTTTGTATAATACAACATGATAAAGAGAAAGCAGAAGAGGTAACGAATTATACTAGTCTCATTGCCCATCACTCATTTGGTGTACTTAGGCTCATAAAAAGAATCTGACGGTACAAAAATATTTAGCAATAACTAAGTTATTATCATTGTATTTACAGTCGTTAAAATCTTTAACGACATTTATATAAAGTGTTggacataaatatttatatatattattgccgttaaatataatatagcaataattatattattatcaatAAATCCTTTATTAGTGTGGTGAAGGCACAATTAAGTAAATTTAAAAAAcgtataatttttaataatttaaactttTAATGAGATcatcatataatacaataatatcatattattataACATTAGTAAATGAACCTCAAGTCTTCATCATCAATTGATTGTTCCCTTAATAAATTAAATCTTCTAAATAATTGGTTTCATAATTTCCAATCATCATGTAACAATATGAGAAACAATTATAACAATATTAAACCAATGAATTTGTGTCCACTAGCTAGCTAGTATGTATACTTATCCAATATTAGGTTTCAACTTTCTTGGAACCACACAGCACGTTTTCTTTTTGGGGGTACCTTTGTCATATTTTGTCAAGTAGGGACAAAAGAGAAGGATAGGTtttgaaatattgaatttttaaaaaattaaagttaagcAATAATACCATTTGTTGATGAAAAGGGtgtgaaagaaaaatagaagaaaatcaaataacACCTCATAATAACTTAAAATTACACCATCAAGGATTATGATGAAATGGATAAAACTTCTATATTCAGATTATGATGAAATGGATAAAACTTCTATATTCTTAATTAGAGATTTTGATTTGAACgctgaaatttaaaaaaaaaaaaaaagtagggattacacaaatctcatagtgttaagagctaattacattATATCCGTCcctacttttttaaaattataaagatCCCTTAAATTTGGTAAAATTCGGATATATCCCAAAACGTCCTGATACATCGTGTCTCGGTTTCGGATATATCCCTCAACGTTCCAATACATCACGTCTCAGTTCCAGATGCATCACTCAATGTCCCTGATACATCCCGTACATCCCGATATATCGCGTAAAGTGGTGTATTCgatcgatacatcgcgtaaagtgatataTCTGAGAATAGGAAAGAGtagggatttttgtaattttttcaaataatagaaaattttagagaatatgataaaataagtcgtgtatttggataatttttcaaaaaaggtAATCCTAATAGAGAGGACTTTCCCATCTAATGAATTTAACGGATtgtaaattcaaattaattcagAATCCAAAATATGTATTGAATATCAAATGAAAAACCCAATAAATGAATGATTAATGAACAACATCTcatgtgaattttttttaaaaaaaaatacaaatttgaATAATAGTATTTGCAACTTCACAATATCAAGGTTTCAATCCTATCAATGACCTCTCTACTATTGACTACCAACGTttacatcaaaaaataaaaagaaagatagaaaAATTATCACCTAAAGTAGAAATAACAATATCTTAAGAATGTGACATAGAATAGTAACTCTTCCACTCAGGGGCAACGTAGAGTTGAATTAAatcttgaaaaattatattgtaaaTAGTTAGGATAAAGGGATACGgggaaaatgatatttttaaaattttcatgtttgattgatcaattattatttttttggaaaaattaggAAATTCAGTtctttaaaaatgagaaaatgactTTTGTAGTAGaagcaaagaaaaaaaattccacAAGTAGGATTACACATTGATTGTGTTTGTCTCACCTGACACATCTCATCTtccattaaaaaatatatttttctttgtacCAAACACTCCCAAAATaagtattttattattattattattattgataaattATTGAATGCCATCTACCTAAAAAAAAGTTTAGTATCGTAACAAAAGGGGTTCAAAAATGATATGTACTCATAGGTTATTATAGCTAGGTTTGATATCAAATGTgacattttagtattttttgaatttcctTACTATTTCCCCTTGTGAACTTTCAAGATGATGATTTCTTATGATCTCTTTAAGATATTTTTCCTGACCTCCCAAATCTAGGTCtttcctaattttattttttattttattttttttaaaaaaaaggttcTTTATATTtgcaaaagagttgaaagacATGTCCATCTCAAAAATCTTGTGTGTActttaatcattatttttttctcctcaATCTTTCACAAAATCTAATCCTCAGCTACTTCATTCAAACAAAGCTATGCAACTCCATAGAAAGACTCAACTTTTTTGTGCATAAATGTACCACAATCTTAAAGCTAAAGAAAAGAtgttgaataaataaaattgactCAACAACCAAATCTCTTTCTTTTGCTGAATCAAATAAGTATATATTACTATGTTAGATTTTTTGTCTGGAAACATATTGATTATTGGTTCTTGATTCATCATTTTGACATAGGAAAATATTTGCCATGACATGTTTGTGTCCCTTGGTGAATGGGACACAAACATGGGTTGGTACGAATTCATCATATGTACATCTAAATCATTTTTCCTGCTCAAGCTCTATGCTTTCTTTGactaaaataaagatatttacTATTTTGCCGGCAAACATTCCAATATTTGAAATATTCCAGCTAATTTAGGAATAAGGTGGTTTTGGTACGCTCAATaagatggatatttcaagattaaattttaattaaaattttagataTCTCATTTTATTCTATCCGACTTGGTATTATTTTATTCCATCAGTTCTCGAATTATAATTCCAAAACTATATAAATAGTCaaaattttctaaattaataTTGTCGGGATCatgaaatatattattattttgtagaaGTATTATTTAATcgataaatttatatttattaatttaaagagtGTTTTCGAGATTCAATAAAAATCTAAAGGAATTTAAATTAATCCACTTGTGAAAACAACATTCATGAACTTGAGGTCATGATGATTAATGATCTCGATTACCGCAATAAAATAGATGTCAATAGCATGTTGAGTTATCCAGGTGAAAATTATACATGTCTAGAGGTTTCGAGCTTAGAAGAAATTGTGGATATCATGGGAGAAAACAATGTTGATGATGAAGTCAAAGACGATACAATACTTTTGGAACCAGCTACGCGTAAGAAAACACTTATCACGTCTAAAGAATTatcaatttataatattaataggtccatatatttatatagggtctttcgaaaatatattatcttattaaaatcaataatttttacTGAATCAAGTCAAAATCggagaaaatattaatttagaaAGATTCTGCTGTGACTGTCCGCTAACCTAACAATAAGTTATCTATGTATGTATTGCTAAGCAAATACGACTAATTTTAAATGTGAGTACGAAAGTCAACACATctaatttttaatttgaattcaaatgttgaattttttttttttttaaatgatatgaaattcACATATTCAGAGTCTTccaaaaatacaataaaaaagaaattttaggaAGTTCTCGAAAACTCATACATAAAGAAAAATCGTTGCACTTGACAAATGTTAATTCGAGATTGATTTCTCGTATGGTCCCTCCCATAAGTATAATTCAACAAGTTGTCATACCTGTAATAAGTATACTTTATCATTCTGCTGGACTTTAATACCTTCAACATCTTGATCTTAACAATATTCTATAAAGGTTATTACTGATTTTACTTTCTTCAGGACTTTGTACAATGGTCTTTTATTATTCTGTTGCTTGTATAACATCAGAAACTGCTATCCAAAATGCATTTCTCTGTCATAGAAGATCTGACTTAATCAAGATGTTCATGATGATGTTTACTACAAGGTGAAAAAGTCCTTGGTTGCATTCCAGTAAGATGTGAAGTTTCATATGCTTTCACATTCATTAAGTTTAGTTTACGAGCATCTCGTGTAGTCAAGacaataatactaatactatCAATATAGGACTTAGAGATACAAAATGTGTTCACTCAACAGCAGGATTCTAATTTGTAGCCTGTAGATTGTAAGAGGGTAAAATACATTAATAGATCACATTTTACAAATAGTTCAACAGGTGAGAACTCTAACTTTTCTCTCTGTTTTAGTATTGGCAAATACCATGAGATAACAGCTTGTGTATGTGAAAAAAAGCCTGCAGCTTTCTTTTTCTTACGATGCATGCCCCTCTAGGAGAATGATCAAAATGTACACAacaaattattgatattttatcATAAGATTTGGAGATATATTCCTGCAGTAACAGCTCGCTCAACCTGACAAACACTGATAATCCTGAAGTAACAGCTCATTTTGTCATTGATGAGAACCTCTAATCCTCCAAGAAAACCACGCATTCGTCTACCTGGCCAAGACATCTAAGTCTATATTCTGTGATTGCAGGATCATTAATTATATCCTTCAAGCTGACTTTAATTTAGAGACACGGGTACATACATTTATCTCCCAGGAGATGCAAACCTTGATTTACTTCTACATCGATTTAAAACTGGATCCATTGGCGGTGATAAGTTGACTGCCTGACGCATAATCTCTGCAGTATAAAGTGTTTCAGCATCATAAATATTGTATTAATCAATCAAGCAAGAGATAACTCATAAACGCCTTTAACAATAGCAACATAAATAGAGTTGAGACTTCCAGGAAATACTAATGCAAGATTGGAAAGAATTTGACCATCAAATTATTGTCCTCAGTATAAGCAATTGCAGAAAAATTGTTTAAATCCATCACTTAATACAAGACAAGTACAGGGACAACAAGTGAAACAAGATGATACTCTCTTTAAGAATAATAGCCTTGTCTTACACCCTTGATCTTAATTGACCTGGGTTCAACTATCAGAAAGTTAAATTGAAAACAATTGAATGGATTATCATATTGAGTTTGGTAAGAACAACTTAAAGTTATAGTATGAGATGTAAAAAAGTAAATTAGTTAGTTGAACAGATGtcccatcaaaatttgaaataatataGTGGCAAGTTTAAATTAGGTTAAGTTTGGGCAAATTTTGTCATTGTAGAAAAGAATTCATATTTCACAAGCAACTAAGGTGGTCCAATAAAAGGGCATATAGGAGGAGTTGTGAAACACTGATGAAAAGGCACTTATCAATCACATAAGTACAAGTTACAGATAGCTCCTAACAATCCTTTCCAAATCAGTATAGACCGGCAGCAGAAACTTTTGGGTAAGACACAAATGAAAGAAGCTCAGATGACTGCCATAACTCCGAATCACCTATAACAGCCCTTAATCAAATCACTGTGTAGAAAGTACATGGTAAAATACCATGACAAGAAACAGGTTGAACAAAACGGTGGCTCAGAGCCATTAACATCATTCCTCATGACACTGAGCCTTGTAGGATCTTTCAAGTTGATCATGCAAACTTAATGGAGTTGAGTTTTGGATAAATAACTCAGATTAGCACCATACAGCAAGGCTCCAAAAATAAGTTCGCCCTTGAAAATTCTGTTTCTTTTTATTAGTCAAAGAATTTCATTCAATAAACACCAAGTCTGtcaaaaaatatgcataagaTCTGTACGTGAATCTTGAGTCACCCACTTGTTTCCACCAAGTTTGACAAACTATCCATAAAAATGGGATACTTTTCTCACCCCAAAAATACATTTGCAACTAAAAAGAtctctaaattttttttatatctttctCATTATAATGAAATGGTCTCATATTCTTATAGTTTCATATACTCCAAAATAGAATAGAGATCATTTCATTATGATGagaaagaagtaaaaagaatAAGAGACCCTTTTGATTCCATTATCAACTTTTCCCCATATCATTTTCTTAATAATGTAGTACTATCCTTTTGATTTGGGAAAAACACCCATACACAAGCAATGTACCAACTACTTTCttcatatttattcttaatgtaCCAACTACTTTCttcatatttattcttaatgtaGAACATAATGGTAGTCCTGTACCAAATCTAGACAGGCTTTACAAAGACTGTCCTTCATACTCCTGTAAACGCTCAAGTCTTCCATTTTTTCACAACTTTTCCAATTAGAACCAAGCTCATTCAacataacatatattatataaagaTACATATTATCAAAAGCTATGTTGCCCGGACTCAGGTGTGGGTATCTGATACAGGTGCGGATCTTGAGATAAGTTTCTGCATCAAATAAATTTTAGGATTTGGGGGTATGGATCTAAGTACAGATACGAGTGTGGGAACAATATATATgacaattaattatttaagattgttgaaaaataacttgtAATCTGATTAACAAGGTGATCTGAATCCATTATTGTTAACTAAGTTAAATGAGAAATGATTCTTACATAATTATAAATTGATAAAAGAGTAGTATTTCTTTTTATCTTAGGATTTGATATATGGTAGGAGTATGGATACATGTGTTAAGATACAACAAAAACATATATTACAACATATATAAGTTCATATTTTgacaaaataattaaagttaGTATAATTAAATTCTTAGCGAACACTTAATATTCTATTCATAATTATCTTGTATATAGCAAGGTGGTGCAGTACTTTATGTGAATATGTATATGACATAAACccaaaatcaaaccaactaCGCAATCAACAAATAACATAGGTGTGGTCAAAGTACCCAAATAAGGTAGACCAAATCTAGTGGAGGTCCCACACTCACACCCACACCCATGTCGGATCAGCAAGGGTCCAAGTAACATAGATCAGAAGTATGTTTGTAGGGAATATTGACCACTATGGCTGTTATTGATTCAATCAGAAACTTTTTACAAATTGTGAAACAATAGGCAACTAGCAATAGTACTGAACACGATGTCCTAGCTAATACTACTACATTAAGCAATTAAAGAGTTAGAAATCTGAAAGACTAATGTTTAGCACACAAACCATGGCttagaaaaagaaataagaaattaaCAAATACATGCGCTCCTAGCATTGTTATCTCCAATCCTTTTCTTATAAGTATCTCTGATCCAAATTAGATCTCcgatttttcttttcctttatccTATTTACTTAGTCTGACTTCACTCATTCACCTTTTCCTTTTCTACTCTATTTTACTCTAATTTGATGGTCCATTCAACCTTTTAGTTTCTAAAATTATACGATAGTCAATAATGTATTCTATATTGAGATGTGTGAAGCAATAAAGCAAAAAAGAACAAGGCCAAAAACAAGCCGAAATGGTGGAAAACTTCAACAGATATGGACTGCTGTCCATATTATCAAACAATTGTCAAGCAATACTCGTCAAAATTAATTTAGTTATAAATCTTATCCAAAAAACGAAGGATCAAAACTTGCCTCGTTTCCTTTGCAACTCTTCATCAAGCTCTTCTTTCCACTTTCTTTGCCTCTCAGAGAAGCTTGCAACAATAGCAATTATTCAGTCTCCAATATACAATGAAACTGAAATTAGTCAGGAAGGAAGAATAACACAATGCATCATCTACCTTGAATTGACGGCGTCACGTTGAGATCCAAGAGGACCTTTCCATTCATTGTTCCTTGGTGATTGAAGTTCCTGAATAGCTTCATTACCTAAGCCACCAATATTTGATATTCTCTTGGAATGAGTAACTGGGCTGTGAGAATAAGCACCTTCAGTGGCAGTAGAAAGTCTTCTGCTAAGAAAACGCTTTGGGGACCGGCTTTTTGGTGGTAAGTTTACATTACTTGGAAAATTTTCCTTGTTTCCAATGCCAGCAGGACTCGGGGTGCTGGAAACATTCAAGGAATTGTAGAATTCTTCATATAGTGGCGATTGCAGCTTCTTCAAATCCATTGCCTACATCAGTTTACGAATGAATAGAGATTAGAGTAATCATTTGATACATTAATTTGCCCACAAACTTCAAGATAATTGTGATAGTGTTATGGTTGGTAGCAGTGTAAGAAATTGCATGTAATGACCAATGGAGATAAGACTATAGAGAGGAATAAGATTAAAGTTTCAAGTCATGATAATGAATTGACCAATAGAGATAAGACTATAGAGAGGAATAAGATTAAAGCTTCAAGTCATGATAATGAATTGTTGGTGATACTGTATGAAATTTTACACTGACAAACAGCTACCTTTTCATCAAGGAATGCTCTAATTTTAGACTCTGTCAATTCATCGTCATCCTCGGCTGCAGATTGCCCACCTGAAAATGCGAAAGCATCCTCCTTGTATGACATGATGGGGCTATTTGTAGGCTTAATAGTTGCTTGACCAAAATCAAGGTTTGCTTGACTTTTCGTTAACTCGGGACTTTCATCGAATTTGCATGGCCAATCATTATCAGGTTCCGACATAGGGTTAAAACTCTACATTCAAGAACAAACGAAGATGTACATTTAGTCTTCTCATTCACAACACCACATTCTGTACAGATTGACAGAAGGAGACTGCACCTTATAATTAGCATGGGAATGCAAATCTGAACTGCATTTCACAGATGCACaaaacataaaatcatcattatcCATCTGGCAAATGTCATCGTCTGAATTCCCTAGTTTCCAAAGTGACTCGTTCCCTAATGAATTTTCAGGATATACAGTGGAGCACCTCACAGTGCTCACGTCGCAAACATCTTTCAAACCATTGCAGGTAGCTCTTATATCAGGATTGGTTCTGCAGCATCATAGATCCTTAGCTTTTTTTACACAGATTGAAGTCATGGTAGACAAAAAGGAATCTTCAGATATCCAAACATAGGAAAAGTAAATGCTTACGAGGTTCTAACATCCATCCTTTGTACTGTCATGTTTTCGGGGTTTCCCTGTTGATTGATTTATTAGCTTTGTTTTAACAGAAGTATGATGAGGATTACTCAACGGTGAAAATGTTTAAACAAACTAACCAAAAAGGAAGAGCGAAGAAAAGGGCGTGCTTCCTGATGTTCCCCCGTAACAAATGGATGCTGCACACAGTTAGAAAAAAACAAATGTTCCATCAGTGACGCGTTTT
This window encodes:
- the LOC129887145 gene encoding mitogen-activated protein kinase kinase kinase NPK1, whose product is MQDFIGSVRRSLVFKPSGDSETGAGSAFGGFVEKIGSSIRKSSIGIFSKSQVPSLPSICKAEPSPVKAARKDDTPPIRWRKGEMIGCGAFGRVYMGLNVDSGELLAIKEVSIAMNGASRERAQAHVRELEEEVNLLKNLSHPNIVRYLGTAREVGSLNILLEFVPGGSISSLLGKFGSFPESVIRMYTKQLLLGLEYLHKNGIMHRDIKGANILVDNKGCIKLADFGASKKVVELATMTGAKSMKGTPYWMAPEVILQTGHSFSADIWSVGCTIIEMATGKPPWSQQYQEVAALFHIGTTKSHPPIPEHLSAEAKDFLLKCLQKEPHLRASASNLLQHPFVTGEHQEARPFLRSSFLGNPENMTVQRMDVRTSTNPDIRATCNGLKDVCDVSTVRCSTVYPENSLGNESLWKLGNSDDDICQMDNDDFMFCASVKCSSDLHSHANYKSFNPMSEPDNDWPCKFDESPELTKSQANLDFGQATIKPTNSPIMSYKEDAFAFSGGQSAAEDDDELTESKIRAFLDEKAMDLKKLQSPLYEEFYNSLNVSSTPSPAGIGNKENFPSNVNLPPKSRSPKRFLSRRLSTATEGAYSHSPVTHSKRISNIGGLGNEAIQELQSPRNNEWKGPLGSQRDAVNSSFSERQRKWKEELDEELQRKREIMRQAVNLSPPMDPVLNRCRSKSRFASPGR